Below is a genomic region from Synechococcales cyanobacterium T60_A2020_003.
ATCCACCGCCACAATGCCCACAGTGACTAGTAGTTGCACCATCACCCGCAGCGCAATGGATTCCTCTGTGGGCGGCGATGGAATGGAGTCCAGATGTGTCTGGATACGATCTAGTAATGAACCGGATTTGGGCGATCGCGGCTGAGTTGAGGGAGCCATAGGGAAACGATGAGGAGAAGGATTGAGCTAGAGAATAACCAGATGCAGGTAGGAATTACCCCGCAATCGGCGTGCTTCAATCCTAAGAGTTCCCAAACGCGATCGCAAACTCTGCTTGGTTTCCCAACCATTCGGACACGGGAAGGCCACACCCATCCCATCACCATCGCGGATCACGCTAAGGTGGGCAGCCAGGGTAAATCCGTAGTTCCGGGGTCGTAACCGAGTTGCTTCAGCAGGGTGGTCACTTGCCCCCGATGGTGGGTTTGATGGTTGAACATGTGGGTCACCAGTACCCAAGTCGGCAACACCCGCGTAACGCGATCGATGTTGCTGGTGTATTCAAACGGTTGCTGCAACCACGCTTCGGATAATTCATTCGCCCAATCGAGAAGGGTGCGATCCATGGCGATCCGGGCGTGGTGGAGGTCGTCAAAGTCCGCATATAGGTCAACTCCCATATTCGGGGCGTAGAACGGTTGCTGGGTAAAGCGACCCATCCAGGCGCGATCGCCATAGAGGATATGATTCAACGTGCCGTGAATGGATTTGAAAAAGGCACCGCGATCGCTCTTCCGAACGGCATCGGGAATCTCGGCGCAGATGGCGTAGATTTTTTGGTTCATCCATTCGTTGTATTCCGCCATCGTGACGGCATAGGTGCGATCGCGCATGGGTACTCCGTGGGGGTATCAATTCAAAGTTTTGAGTTGGGCAAGGGTATCCAACCTTATAAAGTGGTCACTGAGGATGCGTGAATGGATCCAGCTACGCCGCTGCGATCGCCCCCTGATGAACTAGCGATCGCATTGATGCTTCATCCAGTTGAAAATAGAACAAATCCTGACGCTGCTCCAGCACCGTTCCCCCAATTTTTTCATAGAACCGAATGCCCGATGCATTGTTGACACTGGCCGTCCAGGCAATGTGGGTGCAGTTCACCTGCTGGACGATACGGACAAGGTGGATCATCAGTGCCGTGCCCATACCCTGATGCCGAACCGCAGGGATAAGATACAGATCATCGAGCCAGAGACCAGGACGGGCTTGAAACGACGAGTACCGAAAATAGTAGAGGGGAACCCCCACCCCCTGATCCGATTGTTCGACCAAGAGAACGCGCGCAAACGGCGTTTCGCCAAATAGACTGTGCTGTAGTTTTTCAACGGTCGCATGCAGCACCCCGGAGAACTCCCCCAGGCCGCGGTAGATCGGTGACTGTAGCAGGACGGATGATGATAGACGGTGGCATCGGGAAATATCTCCTCAATTATTCACGGATTCTACAGCGTTCCTACGTGATTTATGAAAAAGATGAGTTGTGAAATGTGCGCCCCGACGGGGCGCACATTTCACAATCCAAATAGGATTGCTATAGACATCATGTAGCTATCGACAAACTCGCCATCGCGAATGGCATCACAGCGGCGGCGACCTTCGATAAAACTCACCGGATTGGTAGGGCAAGCGCAGGGGTTGGCGTTGGCATTGGGGAACGGTATGAATCGTGGCGATCGCCTCCCAATCGGTCAATTCCAGCCCTCGAATGGGGATATCCATGCTCCGACCTCTAGGGCACCAAGATCAATTTGCCAATGTGTTTGCCTGTTTCCATAGACTCGTGGGCAGCACACA
It encodes:
- a CDS encoding damage-inducible protein DinB, which encodes MRDRTYAVTMAEYNEWMNQKIYAICAEIPDAVRKSDRGAFFKSIHGTLNHILYGDRAWMGRFTQQPFYAPNMGVDLYADFDDLHHARIAMDRTLLDWANELSEAWLQQPFEYTSNIDRVTRVLPTWVLVTHMFNHQTHHRGQVTTLLKQLGYDPGTTDLPWLPTLA
- a CDS encoding GNAT family N-acetyltransferase — encoded protein: MLHATVEKLQHSLFGETPFARVLLVEQSDQGVGVPLYYFRYSSFQARPGLWLDDLYLIPAVRHQGMGTALMIHLVRIVQQVNCTHIAWTASVNNASGIRFYEKIGGTVLEQRQDLFYFQLDEASMRSLVHQGAIAAA